A window from Bacteroidota bacterium encodes these proteins:
- the rpsT gene encoding 30S ribosomal protein S20 — translation MANHKSAQKRNRASEAKRSRNRIRKNAVKIIVKKIRLNKDRKSASTDLIEASSLLDKLAKNNIIHKNKAANLKSKLTRHVNTLK, via the coding sequence ATGGCAAACCACAAGTCAGCACAAAAACGCAATCGCGCCAGCGAAGCAAAACGCTCACGCAACCGTATCCGCAAGAATGCGGTGAAAATAATTGTAAAAAAAATCCGCCTGAACAAAGACAGAAAGAGCGCTTCAACAGATTTAATTGAAGCTTCTTCTCTTCTGGATAAACTCGCAAAGAACAACATCATTCACAAAAACAAGGCGGCAAATCTTAAGTCGAAACTTACAAGACACGTTAACACATTAAAATAA
- a CDS encoding T9SS type A sorting domain-containing protein: MKKTLLTSLVSCVVMIACQSAFAQSTIIATTLSPSGHIRCSTMENLEMLKQQDPGLEARMAEMEVETQRIIQQNKKNPTTQSTLYTIPVVFHVVYNTAAQNVSDNCLNAQLAVLNADYRKLNTDWTKVTQPGWAALVADCEVNFCLATKDPAGAATTGITRTSTSVTSFSTNNAVKYTAQGGYDVWDRTKYLNIWVCNLGGGLLGYAQFPGGAAATDGVVINYAYMVGSAGCGIAPYNLGRTATHEVGHYLNLYHIWGDDGSACTGSDQVTDTPNQASENYTCWAAGTVKTDACATASPGFMWMNYMDYTDDACMYMFTAGQKARVQACLFSSRSGLNTSAATNCSAVGVNEISLNDYISIYPNPSTGEFSITTLSNINSMDVKVYNAIGEAVVAKKLNVPASGEAKINLSSNPDGIYLFQIKTSEGTITKKVVINR, from the coding sequence ATGAAAAAAACATTACTCACTTCACTTGTTTCGTGCGTTGTAATGATTGCCTGCCAAAGCGCATTTGCTCAAAGCACCATTATTGCCACCACGCTAAGCCCTTCGGGGCACATCCGGTGCAGCACTATGGAAAACCTTGAAATGCTGAAACAACAAGATCCCGGACTGGAAGCACGCATGGCAGAAATGGAAGTAGAAACTCAGCGGATTATTCAACAGAATAAAAAAAATCCAACCACTCAATCTACGCTCTACACCATTCCCGTTGTCTTTCATGTGGTTTATAATACAGCGGCTCAGAATGTTTCGGATAACTGCCTGAATGCACAGTTGGCAGTGCTGAATGCCGATTACAGAAAATTAAATACCGATTGGACAAAAGTAACTCAGCCGGGGTGGGCGGCATTGGTGGCAGATTGCGAAGTTAATTTCTGCCTTGCCACAAAAGATCCTGCAGGCGCTGCTACAACCGGCATCACCAGAACTTCAACCTCTGTTACTTCTTTCTCCACCAACAATGCTGTAAAATATACCGCACAAGGAGGGTATGACGTTTGGGACCGAACCAAATATCTGAATATATGGGTTTGCAATCTCGGAGGCGGGCTTTTAGGATACGCGCAGTTTCCGGGCGGTGCCGCTGCCACTGATGGGGTTGTAATTAATTATGCCTACATGGTTGGCTCTGCCGGCTGCGGAATTGCTCCGTATAACCTCGGAAGAACCGCCACGCACGAAGTAGGACATTATTTAAATCTTTACCACATTTGGGGAGATGACGGAAGCGCCTGCACGGGAAGCGATCAGGTTACAGACACGCCCAATCAGGCATCAGAAAATTATACTTGCTGGGCTGCCGGAACCGTAAAAACAGATGCTTGCGCAACTGCTTCGCCCGGTTTTATGTGGATGAATTACATGGACTACACTGATGATGCCTGCATGTATATGTTCACCGCAGGGCAGAAAGCAAGAGTGCAGGCCTGTTTGTTTTCATCACGAAGCGGACTGAACACATCGGCTGCCACCAATTGCTCAGCCGTTGGAGTGAACGAGATTTCTTTAAACGATTATATTTCCATCTACCCCAATCCATCAACAGGAGAATTTTCAATCACTACCCTGTCAAACATCAATTCAATGGATGTGAAAGTTTACAATGCGATTGGAGAAGCAGTGGTTGCAAAGAAATTAAATGTTCCCGCATCCGGAGAAGCAAAAATTAATTTGAGCAGCAATCCGGATGGAATTTATCTTTTCCAGATAAAAACTTCAGAAGGAACCATTACCAAAAAGGTGGTGATTAACAGATAA
- the mqnE gene encoding aminofutalosine synthase MqnE: MNNLLTLLEKSPKHLRAIAEKVFAEKRISAEEGILLYKEGEIGFLGMLANHVREKKNGKYAYFNRNLHIEPTNLCVFDCKFCSYSRLLKQKSDADAWELTDEQMLNMVKNHKQDITEVHIVGGVHPKMDLYYFANLLKQIKSFRPDLHIKAFTVVELEYMFRKAKVSYADGLKILKEHGLDSIPGGGAEIFDNEIRKQICEDKCTSDQWLEIHETAHTLGIHSNATMLYGHIEKFEHRIDHMERLRKLQDKTQGFNCFIPLKFRNANNQMSHMNEVSVIEDLRNYAVARIYMDNFPHIKAYWPMIGKNTAQLSLQFGVDDLDGTINDSTKIYSMAGAEDQNPSMTTEQIIDLISQAKRIPAERDTLYNVIRDHSLSPVTN; this comes from the coding sequence ATGAATAACCTTCTGACCCTATTAGAAAAATCACCAAAGCATCTTCGCGCAATTGCAGAAAAAGTTTTTGCAGAGAAAAGAATTTCTGCGGAAGAAGGAATTCTGTTATATAAGGAAGGCGAGATTGGTTTTCTTGGAATGCTTGCCAATCACGTTCGGGAAAAGAAGAACGGCAAGTATGCTTACTTCAACCGCAACCTGCACATCGAGCCCACCAACCTCTGCGTGTTCGATTGCAAGTTCTGCTCCTATTCGCGTTTGCTGAAACAAAAAAGCGATGCCGATGCCTGGGAACTGACAGATGAACAAATGCTGAATATGGTGAAGAACCACAAGCAGGACATTACCGAAGTACACATTGTTGGAGGCGTTCACCCGAAAATGGATTTATATTACTTCGCCAATCTGCTCAAACAGATAAAATCTTTCCGGCCAGACTTGCACATAAAAGCATTTACAGTGGTGGAACTGGAATACATGTTCCGCAAAGCAAAAGTTTCTTATGCTGATGGTTTGAAAATACTGAAAGAGCACGGGCTTGATTCCATTCCCGGAGGAGGCGCGGAGATTTTTGATAATGAAATCAGAAAACAAATCTGCGAAGACAAATGCACCTCTGACCAATGGCTGGAGATTCATGAAACAGCGCACACGCTGGGCATTCATTCCAACGCAACCATGCTTTACGGGCACATTGAAAAATTTGAACACCGCATTGACCACATGGAGCGGCTGAGAAAACTTCAGGACAAAACGCAGGGCTTCAATTGTTTTATCCCGCTGAAATTCAGAAATGCGAACAACCAGATGTCGCACATGAACGAAGTAAGCGTGATAGAGGATTTGAGAAACTATGCTGTGGCAAGAATTTACATGGATAATTTTCCGCACATCAAAGCGTATTGGCCCATGATAGGAAAAAACACCGCGCAACTTTCCCTTCAATTCGGAGTAGATGATTTAGACGGAACCATAAATGATTCCACAAAAATTTATTCCATGGCAGGAGCCGAAGACCAAAATCCATCCATGACAACCGAACAAATTATTGACTTGATTTCTCAGGCAAAAAGAATTCCGGCAGAACGCGATACCTTATATAATGTCATCCGAGACCATTCACTTTCCCCTGTAACGAATTGA